One segment of Salmo trutta unplaced genomic scaffold, fSalTru1.1, whole genome shotgun sequence DNA contains the following:
- the LOC115180699 gene encoding uncharacterized protein LOC115180699 yields the protein GAIWDFSSLKRASIFSHYITLSVSQYNYYLHFTSGSLSKYNLLHFTSGSLSKYNYLHFTSGSLSKYHLLHFTSSSLSKYNYFHFTSGSLSKYNHLHFTSGSLSKYNHLHFTSGSLSKYNYLHFTSGSLSKYNYHLHFTSGSLSKYNYLHFTSGSLSKYNYFHFTSGSLSKYNYHLHFTSGSLSKYNYHLHFTSGSLSKYNYLHFTSGSLSKYNYLHFTSGSLSKYNHLHFTSGSLSKYNYLHFTSGSLSKYNYHLHFTSGSLSKYNYLHFTSGSLSKYNYHLHFTSGSLSKYNYHLHFTSGSLSKYNYLHFTSGSLSKYNYLHFTSGSLSKYNYLHFTSGSLSKYNYHLHFTSGSLSKYNYHLHFTSGSLSKYNYHLHFTSGSLSKYNYLHFTSGSLSKYNYHHFTSGSLSKYNYHLHFTSGSLSKYNHLHFTSGSLSKYNHLHFTSGSLSKYNLLHFTSGSLSKYNYLHFTSGSLSKYNYHLHFTSRKIGTVFYTTPLGEALLVLFMK from the exons ggtgcaatttgggacttcTCTTCTTTGAAAAGAGCTTCTATTTTTTCTCATTACATCACTCTCTCAGTTAGTCAATACAACTACTACCTCCACTTTACCTCAGGTAGTCTTAGTAAATACAACCTCCTCCACTTTACCTCAGGTAGTCTTAGTAAATACAACTACCTCCACTTTACCTCAGGTAGTCTTAGTAAATACCACCTCCTCCACTTTACCTCAAGTAGTCTTAGTAAATACAACTACTTCCACTTTACCTCAGGTAGTCTTAGTAAATACAACCACCTCCACTTTACCTCAGGTAGTCTTAGTAAATACAACCACCTCCACTTTACCTCAGGTAGTCTTAGTAAATACAACTACCTCCACTTTACCTCAGGTAGTCTTAGTAAATACAACTACCACCTCCACTTTACCTCAGGTAGTCTTAGTAAATACAACTACCTCCACTTTACCTCAGGTAGTCTTAGTAAATACAACTACTTCCACTTTACCTCAGGTAGTCTTAGTAAATACAACTACCACCTCCACTTTACCTCAGGTAGTCTTAGTAAATACAACTACCACCTCCACTTTACCTCAGGTAGTCTTAGTAAATACAACTACCTCCACTTTACCTCAGGTAGTCTTAGTAAATACAACTACCTCCACTTTACCTCAGGTAGTCTTAGTAAATACAACCACCTCCACTTTACCTCAGGTAGTCTTAGTAAATACAACTACCTCCACTTTACCTCAGGTAGTCTTAGTAAATACAACTACCACCTCCACTTTACCTCAGGTAGTCTTAGTAAATACAACTACCTCCACTTTACCTCAG GTAGTCTTAGTAAATACAACTACCACCTCCACTTTACCTCAGGTAGTCTTAGTAAATACAACTACCACCTCCACTTTACCTCAGGTAGTCTTAGTAAATACAACTACCTCCACTTTACCTCAGGTAGTCTTAGTAAATACAACTACCTCCACTTTACCTCAGGTAGTCTTAGTAAATACAACTACCTCCACTTTACCTCAG GTAGTCTTAGTAAATACAACTACCACCTCCACTTTACCTCAGGTAGTCTTAGTAAATACAACTACCACCTCCACTTTACCTCAGGTAGTCTTAGTAAATACAACTACCACCTCCACTTTACCTCAGGTAGTCTTAGTAAATACAACTACCTCCACTTTACCTCAGGTAGTCTTAGTAAATACAACTACCACCACTTTACCTCAGGTAGTCTTAGTAAATACAACTACCACCTCCACTTTACCTCAGGTAGTCTTAGTAAATACAACCACCTCCACTTTACCTCAGGTAGTCTTAGTAAATACAACCACCTCCACTTTACCTCAGGTAGTCTTAGTAAATACAACCTCCTCCACTTTACCTCAGGTAGTCTTAGTAAATACAACTACCTCCACTTTACCTCAGGTAGTCTTAGTAAATACAACTACCACCTCCACTTTACCTCCAGGAAAATAGGGACAGTGTTTTATACAACGCCCCTCGGTGAGGCTTTATTGGTCCTGTTCATGAAGTAG